A window of Merismopedia glauca CCAP 1448/3 genomic DNA:
AGATGTGTATAAGAGACAGTTCTACACCTATCCCTGCTTTGGCAACCTAGGCGTACCAGAACGAATGGGAATCAATAGCTGAGTCAATAAACGCAATTGTTCGGGGGTTCCCATACAAATCAGCAAATCTCCAGCCATTAAGACAGTTTCTCCTGTTGGTCCAGCAATTAGTTCCCCTGATTGACGGCGAATAGCTAAGACTAAAGCGCCTGATTGAGAACGTAATTTTGCCTCTCGCAAACTCTGTCCGATACTGGGACAAGCCCCAGCTTCTAAGAGAAACTCTTCCATATAGAAAGCGCGATCGCTTCCTGTTAAGATCCCATCTACAAAATCAATCACCTGGGGGCGTAATGCCGCCGCAGCCATGCGTTTACCACCTGTGATGTAGGGTGATACCACCGCATCTGCCCCAGCCCGTTGCAGCTTTTGCAGGGCTTCTTCGGTACTAGCACGGGCTATAGCCCGAATTTTCGGATTGAGGGTTTTGGCAGAAAGTACAGTATATAAATTTTCCGCGTCTGAAGGTAGTGCAGCCACTAGACAGACAGCATTTTCAATCCCGACACTAATTAAAGTTTCATCTAGAGTAGCATCTCCTTGAATGGTGACATAACCTAATTGTTTCGCCTCTTCCAACGGTTCTGGTAAAGAGTCAATCACCACAAAAGAAATTTCTTCAGCTTGAAATTCGATGGCAATTTGTCTACCCGTGCGTCCGTAGCCGCAAATGATATAGTGTTCCGATAAAGATTCCACTAAGCGCCTCAATTGCCGTATGCGTCTACCTTCTTGAAAATATCCTTGAATTAGGGCTTCTGTAAATCGGTTGACGATGTAACCAATACTGATCAATCCCATAATAATTAGAGACATCGTAAAGATGCGTCCGCGATCGCCCAAGGGATTAATTTCCCCAAATCCCACAGTAGATAGGGTAATCATGGTCATATAAACTGCATCTGACCAATGCCACCCTTCTACAAATTTGTACCACAAAGTACCTGTAATAAATACTAAAGCTAGAGCGATCGCCCCTGCCCTTAGATCTTTTTGAATCTGACGATATTTTTCTTCTAAAGGTGAAGACACAGGCAACTTTTTAACATTAGACACACAATTTAAATCCTAAGTTAGTGAAATTAAACCAGATCTTTGAAGTCAAAATAATTAGGCTAATAAACCCTTAATTTCTCTGATTTTCCCCATCAAAGGTGTTGAAGTGTCCAGCTATAGTAGCAAATTTAACTAACAGATAATTTGAGATTGGTCAATGTCTGACCTGCTTTTCAGATTGTATGGTCAAAAATTATGCTTAATTATCTTAAAAAATCATCAATATAAATTCCTATCCCCAATCTAACCAGTGAAATGAGGTAGAGCTAATGTGAGTAGGTGGACTTTAAAAAATAGTCATAAACTATTGACCCTTAACAATAGATTTGTTATGACGTAAAAGACCATAAAGCCCTAGGAAATTACGTGTATGTTAAAGTTACTAAATTTCCGCTTCCCAAATCGCCATCAGCTACTACCAATAGGCTTACTATTTGCCATTATGAGTGTAGAGCTAGCAGCCCCTGTAGAAGCCTTTGAATCTCAAACAGGAACTAACGGTAATCCTACCGCTACTGTATCATCCGATTTACCACAGGACAATCTCGTAGCTCGTTGCCGGATTAAAAGTGTTTACAAGCGTCGTCGTTCTGTAATTATCAGAAGAGGTCCCTTCGTTTATCGTGGACGACGCTATGGGCGGAATTATGTTCTCAGGCGTGTCTATCCAGCACGTCGTGTGAGAACCAGAGTTTGCAGCTAAATGTCGTCAGGTGGGCATTGCCCACCTTAATAGTCAGCAACTGCTACCAAACTAGATAGTCAACAAGTCCTCACGAGATGAAGCTACTCAGAAAAGTTTAGATTAAAATGCCATAAAGCAGTGAGAAGGAATCTGAGATGGTAATGGCAAAAAACTTGGTAGAACAGATAAGCGTTTTGGAAAATAAAGCACCGGAGGCGATCGCCTCTAAATCTACCGCTTTCAACCCGGAAGATTTTGATAGCTATGTCATGCAAACTTATGGACGCTTTTCCTTAGCTTTGGAACGGGGTCAAGGCTGCCGAGTTTGGGATACTCAAGGCAAAGAATATCTAGATTTTGTGGCAGGAATTGCTACCTGCACTCTAGGGCACGCTCATCCAGCTTTAATCGAGGCAATAACTAGCCAAATCCAAACTTTACACCACGTTTCCAATTTATACTACATCCCCGTCCAAGGAGAACTAGCCAAATGGTTAGTTAATCATTCTTGTGCTGATAAAGTATTCTTTTGCAACTCTGGGGCGGAAGCCAATGAAGGAGCCATCAAATTAGCCCGTAAATACGCTCATACGGTTCTAGGAATTACAGAACCAATAATTTTGACGGCTCACGCCAGTTTCCACGGACGCACCCTAGCGACGATTACCGCCACCGGACAGCCCAAATATCAGAAAAACTTCGATCCTCTAGTTCCTGGATTCCACTACGTCCCCTACAACGATATTACTGCCATTGAATCAGCCATTACTGAGCTTGATGCTAGTGAAAAACGAGTTACAGCTATCTTGCTAGAACCTTTACAAGGAGAAGGTGGGGTTAATCCTGGAGATCCCGCTTATTTCCAAAAGATTCGGCAACTCTGCGATGAACAAGGAATATTACTCATCCTCGATGAAGTCCAAGTGGGGATGGGGCGGACTGGTAAACTTTGGGGATACGAAAACTTAGGCATTGAACCCGATATATTTACTAGCGCTAAAGGTTTAGGTGGCGGAATTCCCATTGGTGCAACTTTGTGTAAACACCACTGCGATGTGTTTCAACCAGGAGATCACGCTAGTACCTTTGGGGGGAATCCCTTGGTTTGCGCTGTGGCTTTAGCTGTTTGTCAAACCATCGAAACGGAAAATCTGCTGGCTAATGCTCAAGCGCGAGGAGAACAACTAAGAACAGGATTACAAGCTGTAGCCGCCAAATTTCCCCTACAAATAGCTAATGCTAGAGGTTGGGGGCTAATTAATGGCTTACAATTAGTTGAAGACTCGCCGATTACAGCGATTGAGATTGTCAAAGCAGCGATGGCAGAAGGATTGTTATTAGTTCCAGCCGGACCAAAAGTCGTCAGATTCGTTCCACCTCTAATTGTCAGTCAAGCTGAGATTGAAACAGCCTTGCATAAGCTGGAACAAGCGATCGCCTCTCTTGCCTAATAAATATGAGCAACGCTCTTTTAGATACCACTTTGTCAACTATAGCCGCCGAAAGAATCACTGGCTTTGACCAAAGCTTTGAGCTAGTCAATCAACTACTCGAAGAATACGGGGAAGATAATCTAGCAGAGACACTCTATGCCCAGATACCTCTGGAATATCCCTGGGAAATAATTGCAGATTTATTCTGTATTCTCATTTGGTCTACTAGCGATCATGGTAAAGCTTTAGCCGAAACTACACAAAAATGGTTGTTAGTAGGGCAAGAGATTAATAAAATCAAAATTGCCCTACATTTAGATGTTTATCCTTTTGCCGATCGCGAGCAAATGGAGCAAGTTCTCTCGAAAATTGCCAGACTTTATCCAGAAGTTGCGGCACGCTGTGACGAACTAATTACTTCCCGCAAAGAACTAAAAGAATAATGGCACCAAATCTCTAAGCTGCGTTTGCAAATAAGCTTGATTGTGAACAATTCTGAAACTCGTCAACGAAAAATCAAGTTTTCTCCCCTTTGTCTTCCTTGTCCTCCCCCTCCCCCTTGTCCCTTCCAGACCGACAATCTTCAAAATATACACTTGAAAGCTCTCCTGAAGCTCCTCTGCTCCTGGAAAGCGATCGCTTCTTTAGCTCAACATTCCCTTAAGATAAGATTTTTTTCCGCAACCCTTTAAGGGGATCGAGTTAACCTGGATGGGACAGCTAAGTTGAATTAATTTAATTTGCCGAGTTACCAAGATAATTTATGAGTCAACAAAGTTTTGGCGTAATCGGGCTAGCCGTCATGGGCGAAAATTTAGCCTTAAACGTAGAAAGCAAAGGCTTTTCAGTCGCCGTCTACAATCGCTCTGGTGAGAAGACTGATGCTTTTATGGCAACCCGCGCTCAAGGCAAAAATATTCAAGCCGCCTACTCTTTACAAGAGTTTGTGGCTTCTCTAGAACGTCCTCGCAAGATCCTGATTATGGTGAAAGCTGGGGCACCTGTAGACGCTGTGATTAGCCAACTTAAACCAATTTTAGAACCAGGTGATGCAATTATTGATGGTGGTAACTCCTTATTTGATGATACGGAACGCCGCACCCGCGAACTAGAAGATGCTGGTTTAACCTACATCGGTATGGGAGTTAGTGGTGGTGAAGAAGGTGCGCTCTATGGCCCTAGTTTGATGCCAGGAGGGACTGAAGGCGCATATCATTATCTAGAACCAATTTTCACTAAAATCGCCGCTCAAGTCGATGATGGTCCCTGCGTGACCTATATTGGTCGTGGAGGTGCAGGTCACTATGTGAAGATGGTACACAATGGGATTGAGTATGGAGATATGCAGCTTATTGCAGAAGCTTACGACATCCTGAGAAAGGTTGTGGGGCTAAATCCCCAGGAACTCCATGAAGTCTTTACTCAGTGGAATACTACTGATGAACTAAATTCATTTTTGATTGAGATTACTGCCGATATTTTCAAGTATATCGATCCAGATACTAATCAGCCTCTAGTCGATCTAATTTTAGATGCAGCAGGGCAAAAAGGTACAGGGCGCTGGACAGTCCAAAGTGCTTTGGAATTGGGGGTTTGCATTCCTACTATTATTGCGGCGGTGAATGCGCGGATTATGTCTTCCTACAAGAACGAAAGAGTGGCAGCATCTCAAGTATTAACGGGGCCAGTTGGCGAATTTAACGGCGATGCAAAAACCTTCATCAACCAAATTCGTGATGCTCTCTATTGCTCGAAAATCTGTTCTTATGCTCAAGGAATGGCTTTATTGAGTACGGCATCGCAGACTTACAAGTATAACCTCAATTTAAGTGAAATAGCACGGATTTGGAAGGGTGGTTGTATCATTCGGGCTGGCTTTCTGAACAAAATCAAAGGTGCTTTCCAAGAAAATCCCTTATTACCTAACTTGCTCCTAGCACCAGAGTTTAAACAAACCATTTTGGATAGACAAGCTGCTTGGCGAGAAGTAATTGCTACTGCCACAAAATTGGGTATTCCTACCCCAGCTTTTAGTGCTTCTCTAGATTATTTTGATAGCTACAGAAGTGCAAATCTGCCTCAAAACCTAACCCAAGCCCAAAGAGACTACTTTGGCGCGCACACCTACGAACGAACCGACAAACCAGGCACATTTCATGCCGATTGGACTGAGATTGAGTCGGCATCAGTAGCCAAGTTGGATACTTAGAAGACAGCGTAAAATCCAGATGGTAGTCATTAGACCTCTTGCATAAGTGCGATATTTTTGGTGTTTCGGGAGTCGAGAATCGGGAGTCGTTTCCAGAACTAAGGAGTTGGATTTCTCTGATTAATTAAAAAGCGTCTCAAACCCTTAGCATGAAACAATATTGCTTTAGTTTTGCAAGAGGTCTATTATCAACTGCATGACTTACGCAAGTCCCCCTTAGAAAGGGGGATTTAGGGGGATCTTCGGGGGTTGAAATGGTCGGTTTTTCGTTAGTTGTGCGTAAGTCCTGAACTGGTTTACTTCACCTGTGGGGCAGGCATTTTGCCATAGATGTCAAGAGCTACAACCGCCAGGGGTTTTAAACCCCTGTCTCATAGCCAAAGTCCTCTGTTCGCGTAGCGTCACGCAGTGATAGAGGACTAGGCAATATTTTCTGTAGAGACGTAGCAGTGCTACGTCTCTACTTGAGTTCACGGCGGAGTAAGGCTTTTACCGTTAAATTGACACCTATGGCATTTTGCCTACTCCACGAACAGCCGAGAGGGCGATCTGCGCCCAAATTTTCGCTATTTGCTGATGGCGTTAGCCGTCGCTTGCGGCATCACCACTTTTTTTGACTTCAAAGTAGTCAGCAATTGCGGTAATAATCGCCGTAAATAGCCCACATCCGCTTCTTTCTGACCATAGCGCCAAGCTACATAAGCTTCGGAAATTTCCTCGACAATCTTGGTTGTAGTTGGTGGGTAATATTGTCGCAAAGTGGTGGCGTACTCTAAAGGAGTAGTGGCTGGATGCTTGATATAGCCTTCTAAACTCATAGTTTTAAGCATTTGCTGATAAAGTCTTTCCATTGGTGGTAAACTTTTCAGCCAACGCTGGTAGCGCCAGATTAGCCATTGCTGGGCGAGTAACCACAGGGCAAAACTACAAGCTATCGCCACAATAGTAGCTATAGACCAACCCAGCCAACCTTGACTAAATAAACGCAAGAACCAAGCGATCGCCCCTCCTACTATTCCCCCAATTAAGTCAAATAGACCGTTGAGGAAGCCTGCAATGGGAGAAGGTAGCCACCCAGCCACCCAGTTCCAAAATGTCTGTAAAGCGCTAAAAGTATAGTCTGCTTCAACTCCTGGGGGCATTAAATCGTGACCAGGTATCGGATCGAAAGCAAACCAACCGTAATCGGGGAAATACACTTCCGTCATGGCGTAAGCATCCACGTTACGCACTTCATACATTCCTGTAAATGGGTTAAACTGACCCGGCGCAAAACCGACGACTAAACGGGCGGGAATCCCAACAGATCGCAGCATCATGGTCAAAACTGTCGAAAATTGATCGGGATATCCCCCTGGTTGACAAGATGAATCTGCACCTACTTTTTGACACCGGAATAGGAATGACTCAACTAAGTCTTCGTTATCTTTGATAACTGGTAAACCTAGGGGATTTCGGGGGATTTGATAGTGCTGTTTCAGGTATTGAGCTAAATAAAGCGCAGTTTCATGACTGCTAGTCAGTTCTTTTTGAGACTTACCAACCTGTTTTTGCTGGTACTCAGCTAAGACGGATTCAGTCAACTCCTTGACTTGAGGGGCGATCGCCTCTGGTATATCTAAGTAGTGTTGGCGAATATTGGGCGGATAGTCGGTTCCAGCTTGATTGAGTAAATCGCGATCGCGATAGGGGACTTGAGAAACTACAGTGTAAGTTAAACCTTCTAATAAACCGACAGGCGATCTAATACTTCCTTCTGCATCTACACCTATTTGTCTGGTAGGGAAATAAACTTCTTTGGGATAAGTTAAAGCGGGAACCACGTTGGGTAATTCCGAAACCGCCGTGTAACTTTGAATTACTTCTTTAGTTTTTCCTACCCTGGTGCGTATCGGTAGTAAGAAGCGAAAAGACCAATTTGAGCGATTGAGTTTCTCGGCTTTGTCATTGCGAGAAATTTCCCATCCTTTACCTGTATAGCGATCGAAAGCTAAGACGCGCCAAAAACCAGGCGATTGCGATCGCACCCTCAAAACTGTTTTGGGTTCTAGTTCTCCTCCCAAACTTTGGTCAATTTTGCTATTAAAACCGTAGTAAAAAGTTTTATCTAACCCATCTGTTTCCCCATCACCACCAGAACCCTTACCTTTTCCATTTCCCTTCTGATTCGGTTTACCATCTTTGACATAACCTGGATTAACAATTTCCTCCGCATCAAACTCTCCCTGCTGTTCAACTGGAGAACTAACGGGGAAAGAACGTAACTGATATCCTGGTAATCTGGGCATTAAGGCAAAAATAGTCAAGCCCAGCAGTAAAATTACTAATAAAAATGCTCCCATGCGTCGCCAGGATAAATCTGTACTTAGCAAATTTGGCGATCGCTTACTAGCTGTGTCGGGAGGAGAAATAGCTAATCCCAATCGAGAACGATAATCTAATATCAAAGTTGGCAGAGCTATAGCTAAAAATACCAGTAATAAGGGCGCAAAAGCCATCGTTTGACTCACCGTTCCCGCCACTCCCAGCAAAATTAAACCAATCGTCATCGAATAGCCTAAATCTTTACGGCGAGGTAGATCGAAACTGTGGAGGACTTGCAACTGAACTAATAATTCTGCCAAAACCAAGCGAGTATCGTTTAAATTACCAATTAAGTTCTTAAAAAAAGCTGCCATAGCCGCAATCATCGCCATAGCCAAGAAAAACTTGATCGTAATATTCTTTTGACGACGACGATACCAACTCCAAATCGCCCCGATAATACTTAAAGGAATCGCCCATAAACTCATCTGGGTTTGTGCTGCGACATCAGTGGCGATAATTCCCACACTAACTAAAGCTTGGACTAAAACCCGCAGCCATATCGAATCTTCTACATGGGGTTTCCGTCGTGAATTATCAGAATTTGGAATTAACCGCCCTAGCTTCAGTTGGGATTTGGCAGAATGGAACATATGATGAAAAGCGAAGAGCTTAGCTGCAACTATTTCCAAAGATACCCAATTAGTCGCCTTAGAGCGTCATTAACCATTCTGAAGATTTCGTCTTCAGCCAAGACTCAAAGCTACAATAGACCTCTTGCAAAACTTAAGACGTATCGATTGGAGTAACGAGTAACGAGTAACGAGTAAGAAAATTAGTTCCCATCTTTTAGAAATTAAACCGTTGAGTAACGACTTTTATGCAGTTTTATGCGGTTAATTAGCGAAAAATGAGGGCTAAACCTGTCCAATTCCTGACTTATGCAAGAGGTCTAATGATTGTTTTTGGATTTTTGCAAGAGGTCTATTCTGAAGATTTCGCCTTCAGCCAAGAGATTACGCGCCTAGACTTACTATTGGGTTATATCCCTTCACAAATCTAGGATTTGTCTTATAATGCCCTTCAATTCTGGATCGCTAGGGCGTTTGGAAAACTGCTTGTGACTGTAAATTCAAACCAGTTTAATTGTACAAGTCGTTTCATTTACCAAGTACATTAGTCTAATTTGTCCCGAAGCTCCCTTTGAAAACCAAAGTTCTAGCTTATGGAATGTCCATCCCTCTGGTAAGCAACTTTTGGCTGGTAAAGGTTCCTGACGAGATTTGTTGGGGTATGGCTCGTCGATTAAACCTTCTAAAGTTTGGACAATAAGCTCAACAAAACTCTCTCTGTTAGCTTTTGCCAGTTTTTTAAAAGAACGCTTGAAATTATCCGAGTGTTCAATCGAGTAAGGAGTTGAGCCAGTCACGCACTTCTCCTTTGCTAATACGATTTGAAGATTCTGAAGCAAATGCATCCTGCAAAAGCTCAGACATTGCTGGTTCGTATTTATCGTTATCGCGTTCTATTAAATCAAGTTTTTGATAACCTAATTTTTTCATATCATCAAGCAGAATTGGCTCTATTGAACTAGCGTCAGGAGGTAGGGCTTTACGGGCTTTTTTCCAGGGAAATTCAGCATGAGTCATATCGCTGAGTCCATAGGCATGGTAACCGCCAAAGTGTCCCCAGACTTCTTCTAGAACTTCTCTTGTATCGGGTGGAAGTTGCAGTAATGATTCTTTGCCAGGGATGGGGAGTTGTTCAGCTTCAAACTTACTATAAAACCTAT
This region includes:
- a CDS encoding aspartate aminotransferase family protein, which translates into the protein MAKNLVEQISVLENKAPEAIASKSTAFNPEDFDSYVMQTYGRFSLALERGQGCRVWDTQGKEYLDFVAGIATCTLGHAHPALIEAITSQIQTLHHVSNLYYIPVQGELAKWLVNHSCADKVFFCNSGAEANEGAIKLARKYAHTVLGITEPIILTAHASFHGRTLATITATGQPKYQKNFDPLVPGFHYVPYNDITAIESAITELDASEKRVTAILLEPLQGEGGVNPGDPAYFQKIRQLCDEQGILLILDEVQVGMGRTGKLWGYENLGIEPDIFTSAKGLGGGIPIGATLCKHHCDVFQPGDHASTFGGNPLVCAVALAVCQTIETENLLANAQARGEQLRTGLQAVAAKFPLQIANARGWGLINGLQLVEDSPITAIEIVKAAMAEGLLLVPAGPKVVRFVPPLIVSQAEIETALHKLEQAIASLA
- a CDS encoding Panacea domain-containing protein — translated: MIDCLDAACYFIMRAYEDGIEAAMTNMKVQKLLYYSQSLHLALYNEPLFEEEIQAWRYGPVCPPAYRFYSKFEAEQLPIPGKESLLQLPPDTREVLEEVWGHFGGYHAYGLSDMTHAEFPWKKARKALPPDASSIEPILLDDMKKLGYQKLDLIERDNDKYEPAMSELLQDAFASESSNRISKGEVRDWLNSLLD
- a CDS encoding potassium channel family protein, translating into MSNVKKLPVSSPLEEKYRQIQKDLRAGAIALALVFITGTLWYKFVEGWHWSDAVYMTMITLSTVGFGEINPLGDRGRIFTMSLIIMGLISIGYIVNRFTEALIQGYFQEGRRIRQLRRLVESLSEHYIICGYGRTGRQIAIEFQAEEISFVVIDSLPEPLEEAKQLGYVTIQGDATLDETLISVGIENAVCLVAALPSDAENLYTVLSAKTLNPKIRAIARASTEEALQKLQRAGADAVVSPYITGGKRMAAAALRPQVIDFVDGILTGSDRAFYMEEFLLEAGACPSIGQSLREAKLRSQSGALVLAIRRQSGELIAGPTGETVLMAGDLLICMGTPEQLRLLTQLLIPIRSGTPRLPKQG
- a CDS encoding type II toxin-antitoxin system RelE/ParE family toxin; the protein is MTGSTPYSIEHSDNFKRSFKKLAKANRESFVELIVQTLEGLIDEPYPNKSRQEPLPAKSCLPEGWTFHKLELWFSKGASGQIRLMYLVNETTCTIKLV
- a CDS encoding transglutaminase TgpA family protein; protein product: MEIVAAKLFAFHHMFHSAKSQLKLGRLIPNSDNSRRKPHVEDSIWLRVLVQALVSVGIIATDVAAQTQMSLWAIPLSIIGAIWSWYRRRQKNITIKFFLAMAMIAAMAAFFKNLIGNLNDTRLVLAELLVQLQVLHSFDLPRRKDLGYSMTIGLILLGVAGTVSQTMAFAPLLLVFLAIALPTLILDYRSRLGLAISPPDTASKRSPNLLSTDLSWRRMGAFLLVILLLGLTIFALMPRLPGYQLRSFPVSSPVEQQGEFDAEEIVNPGYVKDGKPNQKGNGKGKGSGGDGETDGLDKTFYYGFNSKIDQSLGGELEPKTVLRVRSQSPGFWRVLAFDRYTGKGWEISRNDKAEKLNRSNWSFRFLLPIRTRVGKTKEVIQSYTAVSELPNVVPALTYPKEVYFPTRQIGVDAEGSIRSPVGLLEGLTYTVVSQVPYRDRDLLNQAGTDYPPNIRQHYLDIPEAIAPQVKELTESVLAEYQQKQVGKSQKELTSSHETALYLAQYLKQHYQIPRNPLGLPVIKDNEDLVESFLFRCQKVGADSSCQPGGYPDQFSTVLTMMLRSVGIPARLVVGFAPGQFNPFTGMYEVRNVDAYAMTEVYFPDYGWFAFDPIPGHDLMPPGVEADYTFSALQTFWNWVAGWLPSPIAGFLNGLFDLIGGIVGGAIAWFLRLFSQGWLGWSIATIVAIACSFALWLLAQQWLIWRYQRWLKSLPPMERLYQQMLKTMSLEGYIKHPATTPLEYATTLRQYYPPTTTKIVEEISEAYVAWRYGQKEADVGYLRRLLPQLLTTLKSKKVVMPQATANAISK
- the gndA gene encoding NADP-dependent phosphogluconate dehydrogenase, with amino-acid sequence MSQQSFGVIGLAVMGENLALNVESKGFSVAVYNRSGEKTDAFMATRAQGKNIQAAYSLQEFVASLERPRKILIMVKAGAPVDAVISQLKPILEPGDAIIDGGNSLFDDTERRTRELEDAGLTYIGMGVSGGEEGALYGPSLMPGGTEGAYHYLEPIFTKIAAQVDDGPCVTYIGRGGAGHYVKMVHNGIEYGDMQLIAEAYDILRKVVGLNPQELHEVFTQWNTTDELNSFLIEITADIFKYIDPDTNQPLVDLILDAAGQKGTGRWTVQSALELGVCIPTIIAAVNARIMSSYKNERVAASQVLTGPVGEFNGDAKTFINQIRDALYCSKICSYAQGMALLSTASQTYKYNLNLSEIARIWKGGCIIRAGFLNKIKGAFQENPLLPNLLLAPEFKQTILDRQAAWREVIATATKLGIPTPAFSASLDYFDSYRSANLPQNLTQAQRDYFGAHTYERTDKPGTFHADWTEIESASVAKLDT